The Lampris incognitus isolate fLamInc1 chromosome 7, fLamInc1.hap2, whole genome shotgun sequence genome window below encodes:
- the LOC130115191 gene encoding heat shock protein beta-7-like, producing MASLTSCSCRSSSMSYRLSSRYSTSRSYRSDESTERSSDSPDPLFEPLPDTADPYSLFGGDSPGAPLCLAPFRRHSRSSYGHTGPAGGAVTDRQTSTGAVRSLGDSYYVSADVGQFEPHDVVVMAFNHQIVIHAEKVREDGSVSDTFTHKSLLPEDMDPLTVRGSLSPDGILVVGVQRTRSPAGSELPGPSNYTDGAHL from the exons ATGGCATCCTTGACTTCTTGCAGCTGCCGCTCCTCCTCTATGTCCTACCGCTTGTCTTCCCGCTACAGCACCTCACGTTCCTATAGGTCAGATGAGTCCACTGAGCGGTCCAGTGACTCTCCGGACCCCCTGTTCGAGCCTCTCCCTGACACAGCAGATCCCTacagcctgtttggaggggacagcCCTGGGGCCCCCCTCTGTTTGGCCCCCTTCAGACGACACAGCCGGTCTTCCTATGGACATACTG GTCCAGCTGGCGGCGCTGTGACAGACCGCCAGACGAGCACGGGCGCGGTGCGTTCCCTTGGCGACAGCTACTACGTGTCAGCCGACGTGGGCCAGTTCGAGCCGCACGACGTCGTGGTGATGGCGTTCAACCACCAAATCGTCATTCACGCTGAGAAG GTCCGGGAAGACGGGAGCGTTAGTGACACGTTTACCCATAAGTCTTTGCTGCCGGAGGACATGGACCCCTTGACAGTAAGGGGGAGCCTGAgtcctgatggcatcctggtgGTCGGTGTCCAGCGGACCCGTTCACCGGCGGGGTCGGAGCTCCCAGGACCCTCCAACTACACCGATGGAGCTCACCTTTGA